A region from the Drosophila takahashii strain IR98-3 E-12201 chromosome 2L, DtakHiC1v2, whole genome shotgun sequence genome encodes:
- the MRP gene encoding ATP-binding cassette sub-family C member 3 isoform X17 — protein MAEDTSSPMDRFCGSTFWNSTESWYTNDPDFTPCFEQTALVWTPCAFYWLFVIFDFYYLKASLDRNIPWNKLNVTKALVNLGLLVITALDLVMALVKKGGDSGLPRYDLDVWGPIIKFATFLLLFMFIPLNRKYGLQTTGCQFLFWFLLTVLAIPRCRTEVRLNADRQKILDSAQPSEQDFSWEEYQFVSFFIFFTFSSIMLILNCFADGMPRQTKYQRGENEIPELSASFLSRITYQWFDSMALKGYRNPLEEKDLWDLRPQDSCSEVMPIFAHHWNQNVRKNYKGRARVEPKAQFSNGNVTFENPHGEKNGRKKGMASIMPPIYKSFGGVFLFGALMKLFTDVLTFAQPQVLSLIISFVEAHETDPQPEWKGILYAVLLFVLAAAQTFILGQYFHRMFIVGLRIRTALINAIYRKALRISNSTKKESTVGEIVNLMAVDAQRFMELTTYLNMIWSAPLQIGLALYFLWQQLGPSVLAGLAVMIILIPVNGVIASRIKTYQIRQMKYKDERVKLMNEVLSGIKVLKLYAWEPSFEKQVLDIRDKEIATLRSTAYLNAGTSFLWSCAPFLVSLVTFATYVLSSEANQLSVEKVLVSIALFDLMKLPLTILPMLSVDIAETQVSVNRINKFLNSEELDPNSVLHDSSKPHPMSIENGEFSWGDEITLRNINIEVHKSSLVALVGTVGSGKSSVVQAFLGEMEKLAGVVNTVGKLAYVPQQAWIQNATVRDNILFGQPYDRKRYNKVIDACALRADIDILSAGDSTEIGEKGINLSGGQKQRISLARAVYSDADLYLLDDPLSAVDAHVGKHIFEEVIGPKGILARKSRVLVTHGVTFLPQVDSIYVMKMGEISESGTFDQLVKNKGAFADFIIQHLQDGNEEEEELNQIKRQISSTGDVPELLGSVEKAIKLARTESLSDSISVTSADSLMGGGGGSLRKRGRARRQNSHDSVASAASLKKKQEVEGKLIETEKSQTGGVEFAVYKHYIKSVGIFLSVATLVLNFVFQAFQIGSNLWLTQWANDQNAGNDTGLRDMYLGVYGAFGFGQVITGYVSTLILSLGCVYSARLMHNVLLSATFRWPMEMFDITPLGRIVNRFSKDVETIDNTLPLNLRMVVLQLFAVLATIVVISLSTPIFLAVIVPIAFLYYFAQRFYVATSRQLMRLESVSRSPIYSHFSETVTGASTIRAYNVGDRFIDESDAKVDKNQVCKYPSVIANRWLAIRLEMVGNLIILFASLFAVLGGQTNPGLVGLSVSYALQVTQTLNWLVRMSSDIETNIVSVERIKEYGETKQEAAWELEQDKSKPKNWPQEGRVEFQNFQVRYREGLDLVLRGVSFDIRGGEKVGIVGRTGAGKSSLTLALFRIIEAAGGRISIDGVDIATMGLHMLRSRLTIIPQDPVLFSGSLRINLDPFEIKTDDEIWKALELSHLKSFVKSLAAGLNHEIAEGGENLSVGQRQLVCLARALLRKTKVLVLDEATAAVDLETDDLIQKTIRTEFKECTVLTIAHRLNTILDSDKVIVLDKGQITEFASPTELLDNPKSAFYSMAKDANLV, from the exons ATGGCGGAGGACACAAGCTCGCCGATGGACAGATTCTGCGGTTCCACATTCTGG AACTCAACGGAATCATGGTACACCAACGATCCGGACTTCACGCCCTGCTTTGAGCAGACGGCGCTGGTCTGGACGCCCTGCGCCTTCTACTGGCTGTTCGTGATCTTCGACTTCTACTACCTGAAGGCCAGTCTGGACAGGAATATACCCTGGAACAAGCTGAATGTGACCAAGGCCTTGGTGAATCTGGGCCTGCTGGTCATCACCGCTTTGGATTTGGTTATGGCTTTGGTTAAGAAGGGCGGCGATTCCGGCCTGCCGCGCTACGATTTGGATGTTTGGGGTCCCATCATCAAGTTCGCCACCTTCCTGCTGCTCTTCATGTTCATCCCGCTGAACAGGAAGTATGGACTCCAGACCACCGGTTGCCAGTTCCTCTTTTGGTTCCTGCTCACCGTGCTGGCGATTCCACGCTGCCGCACGGAAGTTCGGCTGAATGCGGATCGTCAGAAGATCCTGGACTCGGCGCAGCCCTCCGAGCAGGACTTCTCCTGGGAGGAGTACCAGTTCGTCAGCTTCTTCATCTTCTTCACCTTCAGCAGCATCATGCTGATCCTGAACTGCTTCGCGGACGGCATGCCGAGGCAAACCAAGTATCAGCGAGGTGAGAACGAGATTCCCGAGCTATCGGCCAGTTTCCTGTCGAGAATCACCTACCAGTGGTTCGATAGCATGGCCCTCAAGGGCTACCGCAATCCGCTGGAGGAGAAGGATCTGTGGGATTTGAGGCCCCAGGACAGTTGCTCCGAAGTGATGCCCATTTTCGCGCACCATTGGAACCAGAATGTGCGCAAAAACTACAAGGGAAGGGCTCGCGTGGAGCCGAAGGCGCAGTTTAGTAATGGAAATGTGACCTTTGAAAATCCGCATGGCGAGAAGAATGGTCGCAAGAAGGGCATGGCCAGCATTATGCCGCCCATCTACAAGTCCTTCGGCGGCGTCTTTCTGTTCGGCGCCCTGATGAAATTGTTCACCGACGTTTTGACCTTCGCACAGCCGCAGGTCTTGAGCCTGATCATCAGCTTCGTGGAGGCCCATGAAACGGATCCGCAGCCCGAATGGAAGGGCATCCTGTACGCCGTCTTGCTGTTCGTTTTGGCCGCTGCCCAGACCTTTATCCTAGGTCAGTACTTCCACCGCATGTTCATCGTGGGCCTGCGTATCCGGACCGCCTTGATCAACGCCATTTACCGCAAGGCCCTGCGCATTTCGAATTCCACCAAAAAGGAGTCCACCGTGGGCGAGATCGTCAATCTGATGGCTGTGGACGCGCAGCGTTTCATGGAGCTGACTACCTACCTGAACATGATCTGGTCGGCGCCTCTGCAGATCGGCCTGGCCCTCTATTTCCTCTGGCAGCAACTGGGACCGTCTGTTTTGGCCGGTCTGGCCGTGATGATTATCCTGATCCCCGTGAACGGAGTGATTGCCAGCCGCATCAAGACCTATCAGATCAGACAGATGAAGTACAAGGATGAGCGCGTTAAGCTGATGAACGAAGTCCTGAGTGGCATTAAG GTCTTGAAGTTATACGCCTGGGAGCCGAGTTTCGAGAAGCAAGTGCTGGACATCCGTGACAAGGAGATTGCCACCCTGCGATCCACCGCCTATTTGAACGCCGGAACCTCCTTCCTGTGGTCCTGCGCACCCTTCCTG GTCTCCTTGGTCACGTTCGCCACTTACGTGCTATCCAGCGAGGCGAATCAGCTGAGCGTCGAGAAGGTGCTAGTCTCAATCGCCCTCTTCGACCTCATGAAACTCCCGCTGACCATCCTGCCCATGCTGAGTGTTGACATAGCCGAG ACGCAAGTTTCTGTGAATCGTATAAATAAGTTCCTGAACAGTGAGGAACTGGATCCCAACAGTGTTCTCCACGATTCATCCAAAC CCCACCCCATGAGCATTGAGAATGGCGAGTTCTCCTGGGGCGATGAGATCACTCTGCGCAACATCAACATCGAGGTCCACAAGAGCAGCCTGGTGGCCCTGGTCGGCACTGTGGGCTCCGGCAAATCGTCTGTCGTTCAGGCCTTCCTCGGCGAAATGGAGAAACTTGCTGGCGTTGTCAACACAGTGGGCAAGTTGGCCTATGTGCCGCAGCAGGCGTGGATCCAGAATGCGACGGTGCGGGACAACATCCTCTTTGGACAGCCCTACGACCGGAAGCGCTACAACAAGGTGATCGACGCCTGCGCCCTGCGTGCCGATATCGACATTCTGTCGGCCGGCGACTCCACGGAAATCGGTGAGAAGGGCATTAATTTATCAGGTGGCCAGAAGCAGCGAATCTCGCTGGCCCGTGCCGTGTACAGTGATGCCGATCTCTATCTGCTGGACGATCCGCTGAGCGCAGTCGACGCCCATGTGGGCAAGCACATCTTCGAGGAGGTGATCGGACCCAAGGGCATTCTAGCACGCAAATCTCGCGTGCTGGTCACCCACGGTGTCACCTTCCTGCCCCAGGTGGACAGCATCTATGTGATGAAAATGGGCGAAATTAGCGAGAGTGGCACATTCGAtcagctggtgaagaacaagGGCGCCTTCGCCGATTTCATTATCCAGCATCTGCAGGACGGcaatgaggaggaggaggagcttaACCAGATTAAGCGCCAGATCTCCAGCACCGGAGATGTCCCTGAGTTGCTGGGCAGTGTCGAGAAGGCCATTAAGTTGGCGCGCACGGAAAGCTTGTCGGATTCGAT CTCCGTTACCTCCGCTGATAGTTTAatgggcggaggaggaggaagtcTCCGTAAGCGGGGACGAGCTAGGCGTCAGAACTCCCATGACTCCGTTGCCTCCGCAGCCTCCCTGAAAAAGAAGCAGGAGGTCGAAGGCAAGCTGATTGAAACTGAAAAGTCACAGACCGGTGGCGTAGAGTTCGCCGTTTATAAGCATTACATCAAGAGCGTTGGAATCTTCCTTTCGGTGGCCACATTGGTACTCAACTTTGTTTTCCAAGCCTTCCAAATCGGCTCGAATCTGTGGCTCACTCAGTGGGCAAACGACCAAAACGCCGGCAACGACACTGGACTCAGGGACATGTATCTGGGTGTTTACGGTGCCTTCGGATTTGGCCAAG TTATTACTGGATATGTATCCACCCTGATCCTTTCGCTGGGCTGCGTTTATAGTGCCCGATTAATGCACAATGTCCTGCTTAGTGCCACTTTTCGTTGGCCAATGGAAATGTTTGACATTACGCCTTTGGGTCGCATTGTTAATCGTTTTTCCAAGGACGTAGAAACAATTGACAATACTCTGCCACTTAACTTGCGTATGGTCGTCCTGCAGTTGTTTGCG GTTCTGGCTACCATTGTGGTTATTAGTTTGTCCACGCCGATTTTCTTGGCCGTGATCGTGCCCATCGCCTTCCTGTACTACTTCGCCCAGCGCTTCTACGTGGCCACTTCCCGTCAGCTGATGCGTCTGGAGTCCGTATCCCGATCCCCCATCTACTCGCACTTCAGCGAAACTGTCACCGGAGCTTCGACAATTCGTGCCTACAACGTGGGAGATCG CTTTATTGACGAATCCGATGCCAAGGTGGACAAGAACCAGGTGTGCAAGTATCCCTCCGTGATTGCCAACCGTTGGCTGGCCATTCGTCTGGAGATGGTGGGCAATCTGATCATTCTGTTCGCCTCGCTATTCGCCGTTCTGGGAGGCCAAACCAATCCCGGCCTGGTCGGTCTGTCCGTGAGCTACGCCCTGCAGGTGACCCAAACCCTCAACTGGCTGGTGCGCATGTCATCCGACATTGAGACCAACATCGTGTCCGTGGAGCGCATTAAGGAGTACGGCGAGACCAAGCAGGAGGCTGCCTGGGAGCTGGAGCAGGACAAGAGCAAGCCCAAGAACTGGCCGCAGGAGGGGCGCGTTGAGTTCCAGAACTTCCAGGTTCGCTATCGCGAGGGTCTGGATCTGGTGCTGCGCGGAGTTAGCTTCGACATCAGGGGTGGCGAGAAGGTCGGCATCGTGGGTCGCACGGGAGCCGGTAAATCCAGTCTCACACTGGCCTTGTTcag AATCATTGAAGCTGCCGGTGGTCGCATCTCAATTGATGGCGTGGACATTGCCACTATGGGCCTGCACATGCTGCGTTCCCGCCTGACAATCATCCCACAGGATCCCGTGCTCTTCTCTGGATCGCTGCGCATCAATCTGGATCCCTTCGAAATCAAGACAGACGATGAAATCTGGAAGGCCCTGGAGCTGTCCCATCTGAAGTCGTTTGTCAAGAGCTTGGCAGCTGGTCTAAACCACGAGATTGCCGAGGGTGGTGAGAATCTGTCGGTGGGTCAGCGCCAGTTGGTTTGCTTGGCTCGCGCTCTGCTGCGCAAGACCAAGGTTCTGGTGCTGGACGAGGCCACGGCAGCTGTCGATCTGGAAACCGATGATTTGATCCAG aaaacaaTCCGCACGGAGTTCAAGGAGTGCACTGTCCTCACTATTGCCCATCGCTTGAACACTATTTTGGATTCGGACAAGGTGATCGTGCTGGACAAGGGACAGATCACGGAATTCGCCTCGCCCACAGAGCTACTGGACAATCCCAAGTCGGCCTTCTATAGCATGGCCAAGGACGCCAACCTAGTTTAA
- the MRP gene encoding multidrug resistance-associated protein 1 isoform X16 — protein MAEDTSSPMDRFCGSTFWNSTESWYTNDPDFTPCFEQTALVWTPCAFYWLFVIFDFYYLKASLDRNIPWNKLNVTKALVNLGLLVITALDLVMALVKKGGDSGLPRYDLDVWGPIIKFATFLLLFMFIPLNRKYGLQTTGCQFLFWFLLTVLAIPRCRTEVRLNADRQKILDSAQPSEQDFSWEEYQFVSFFIFFTFSSIMLILNCFADGMPRQTKYQRGENEIPELSASFLSRITYQWFDSMALKGYRNPLEEKDLWDLRPQDSCSEVMPIFAHHWNQNVRKNYKGRARVEPKAQFSNGNVTFENPHGEKNGRKKGMASIMPPIYKSFGGVFLFGALMKLFTDVLTFAQPQVLSLIISFVEAHETDPQPEWKGILYAVLLFVLAAAQTFILGQYFHRMFIVGLRIRTALINAIYRKALRISNSTKKESTVGEIVNLMAVDAQRFMELTTYLNMIWSAPLQIGLALYFLWQQLGPSVLAGLAVMIILIPVNGVIASRIKTYQIRQMKYKDERVKLMNEVLSGIKVLKLYAWEPSFEKQVLDIRDKEIATLRSTAYLNAGTSFLWSCAPFLVSLVTFATYVLIDENNVLDATKTFVSLSLFNILRFPLTMLPMLITNLVQTQVSVNRINKFLNSEELDPNSVLHDSSKPHPMSIENGEFSWGDEITLRNINIEVHKSSLVALVGTVGSGKSSVVQAFLGEMEKLAGVVNTVGKLAYVPQQAWIQNATVRDNILFGQPYDRKRYNKVIDACALRADIDILSAGDSTEIGEKGINLSGGQKQRISLARAVYSDADLYLLDDPLSAVDAHVGKHIFEEVIGPKGILARKSRVLVTHGVTFLPQVDSIYVMKMGEISESGTFDQLVKNKGAFADFIIQHLQDGNEEEEELNQIKRQISSTGDVPELLGSVEKAIKLARTESLSDSISVTSADSLMGGGGGSLRKRGRARRQNSHDSVASAASLKKKQEVEGKLIETEKSQTGGVEFAVYKHYIKSVGIFLSVATLVLNFVFQAFQIGSNLWLTQWANDQNAGNDTGLRDMYLGVYGAFGFGQVITGYVSTLILSLGCVYSARLMHNVLLSATFRWPMEMFDITPLGRIVNRFSKDVETIDNTLPLNLRMVVLQLFAVLATIVVISLSTPIFLAVIVPIAFLYYFAQRFYVATSRQLMRLESVSRSPIYSHFSETVTGASTIRAYNVGDRFIDESDAKVDKNQVCKYPSVIANRWLAIRLEMVGNLIILFASLFAVLGGQTNPGLVGLSVSYALQVTQTLNWLVRMSSDIETNIVSVERIKEYGETKQEAAWELEQDKSKPKNWPQEGRVEFQNFQVRYREGLDLVLRGVSFDIRGGEKVGIVGRTGAGKSSLTLALFRIIEAAGGRISIDGVDIATMGLHMLRSRLTIIPQDPVLFSGSLRINLDPFEIKTDDEIWKALELSHLKSFVKSLAAGLNHEIAEGGENLSVGQRQLVCLARALLRKTKVLVLDEATAAVDLETDDLIQKTIRTEFKECTVLTIAHRLNTILDSDKVIVLDKGQITEFASPTELLDNPKSAFYSMAKDANLV, from the exons ATGGCGGAGGACACAAGCTCGCCGATGGACAGATTCTGCGGTTCCACATTCTGG AACTCAACGGAATCATGGTACACCAACGATCCGGACTTCACGCCCTGCTTTGAGCAGACGGCGCTGGTCTGGACGCCCTGCGCCTTCTACTGGCTGTTCGTGATCTTCGACTTCTACTACCTGAAGGCCAGTCTGGACAGGAATATACCCTGGAACAAGCTGAATGTGACCAAGGCCTTGGTGAATCTGGGCCTGCTGGTCATCACCGCTTTGGATTTGGTTATGGCTTTGGTTAAGAAGGGCGGCGATTCCGGCCTGCCGCGCTACGATTTGGATGTTTGGGGTCCCATCATCAAGTTCGCCACCTTCCTGCTGCTCTTCATGTTCATCCCGCTGAACAGGAAGTATGGACTCCAGACCACCGGTTGCCAGTTCCTCTTTTGGTTCCTGCTCACCGTGCTGGCGATTCCACGCTGCCGCACGGAAGTTCGGCTGAATGCGGATCGTCAGAAGATCCTGGACTCGGCGCAGCCCTCCGAGCAGGACTTCTCCTGGGAGGAGTACCAGTTCGTCAGCTTCTTCATCTTCTTCACCTTCAGCAGCATCATGCTGATCCTGAACTGCTTCGCGGACGGCATGCCGAGGCAAACCAAGTATCAGCGAGGTGAGAACGAGATTCCCGAGCTATCGGCCAGTTTCCTGTCGAGAATCACCTACCAGTGGTTCGATAGCATGGCCCTCAAGGGCTACCGCAATCCGCTGGAGGAGAAGGATCTGTGGGATTTGAGGCCCCAGGACAGTTGCTCCGAAGTGATGCCCATTTTCGCGCACCATTGGAACCAGAATGTGCGCAAAAACTACAAGGGAAGGGCTCGCGTGGAGCCGAAGGCGCAGTTTAGTAATGGAAATGTGACCTTTGAAAATCCGCATGGCGAGAAGAATGGTCGCAAGAAGGGCATGGCCAGCATTATGCCGCCCATCTACAAGTCCTTCGGCGGCGTCTTTCTGTTCGGCGCCCTGATGAAATTGTTCACCGACGTTTTGACCTTCGCACAGCCGCAGGTCTTGAGCCTGATCATCAGCTTCGTGGAGGCCCATGAAACGGATCCGCAGCCCGAATGGAAGGGCATCCTGTACGCCGTCTTGCTGTTCGTTTTGGCCGCTGCCCAGACCTTTATCCTAGGTCAGTACTTCCACCGCATGTTCATCGTGGGCCTGCGTATCCGGACCGCCTTGATCAACGCCATTTACCGCAAGGCCCTGCGCATTTCGAATTCCACCAAAAAGGAGTCCACCGTGGGCGAGATCGTCAATCTGATGGCTGTGGACGCGCAGCGTTTCATGGAGCTGACTACCTACCTGAACATGATCTGGTCGGCGCCTCTGCAGATCGGCCTGGCCCTCTATTTCCTCTGGCAGCAACTGGGACCGTCTGTTTTGGCCGGTCTGGCCGTGATGATTATCCTGATCCCCGTGAACGGAGTGATTGCCAGCCGCATCAAGACCTATCAGATCAGACAGATGAAGTACAAGGATGAGCGCGTTAAGCTGATGAACGAAGTCCTGAGTGGCATTAAG GTCTTGAAGTTATACGCCTGGGAGCCGAGTTTCGAGAAGCAAGTGCTGGACATCCGTGACAAGGAGATTGCCACCCTGCGATCCACCGCCTATTTGAACGCCGGAACCTCCTTCCTGTGGTCCTGCGCACCCTTCCTG GTTTCATTAGTCACATTCGCCACTTACGTTCTAATCGATGAAAATAACGTGCTTGATGCCACCAAAACCTTtgtatcattatcattattcAACATTCTCCGTTTTCCGTTAACAATGTTGCCCATGCTGATCACCAACCTGGTGCAA ACGCAAGTTTCTGTGAATCGTATAAATAAGTTCCTGAACAGTGAGGAACTGGATCCCAACAGTGTTCTCCACGATTCATCCAAAC CCCACCCCATGAGCATTGAGAATGGCGAGTTCTCCTGGGGCGATGAGATCACTCTGCGCAACATCAACATCGAGGTCCACAAGAGCAGCCTGGTGGCCCTGGTCGGCACTGTGGGCTCCGGCAAATCGTCTGTCGTTCAGGCCTTCCTCGGCGAAATGGAGAAACTTGCTGGCGTTGTCAACACAGTGGGCAAGTTGGCCTATGTGCCGCAGCAGGCGTGGATCCAGAATGCGACGGTGCGGGACAACATCCTCTTTGGACAGCCCTACGACCGGAAGCGCTACAACAAGGTGATCGACGCCTGCGCCCTGCGTGCCGATATCGACATTCTGTCGGCCGGCGACTCCACGGAAATCGGTGAGAAGGGCATTAATTTATCAGGTGGCCAGAAGCAGCGAATCTCGCTGGCCCGTGCCGTGTACAGTGATGCCGATCTCTATCTGCTGGACGATCCGCTGAGCGCAGTCGACGCCCATGTGGGCAAGCACATCTTCGAGGAGGTGATCGGACCCAAGGGCATTCTAGCACGCAAATCTCGCGTGCTGGTCACCCACGGTGTCACCTTCCTGCCCCAGGTGGACAGCATCTATGTGATGAAAATGGGCGAAATTAGCGAGAGTGGCACATTCGAtcagctggtgaagaacaagGGCGCCTTCGCCGATTTCATTATCCAGCATCTGCAGGACGGcaatgaggaggaggaggagcttaACCAGATTAAGCGCCAGATCTCCAGCACCGGAGATGTCCCTGAGTTGCTGGGCAGTGTCGAGAAGGCCATTAAGTTGGCGCGCACGGAAAGCTTGTCGGATTCGAT CTCCGTTACCTCCGCTGATAGTTTAatgggcggaggaggaggaagtcTCCGTAAGCGGGGACGAGCTAGGCGTCAGAACTCCCATGACTCCGTTGCCTCCGCAGCCTCCCTGAAAAAGAAGCAGGAGGTCGAAGGCAAGCTGATTGAAACTGAAAAGTCACAGACCGGTGGCGTAGAGTTCGCCGTTTATAAGCATTACATCAAGAGCGTTGGAATCTTCCTTTCGGTGGCCACATTGGTACTCAACTTTGTTTTCCAAGCCTTCCAAATCGGCTCGAATCTGTGGCTCACTCAGTGGGCAAACGACCAAAACGCCGGCAACGACACTGGACTCAGGGACATGTATCTGGGTGTTTACGGTGCCTTCGGATTTGGCCAAG TTATTACTGGATATGTATCCACCCTGATCCTTTCGCTGGGCTGCGTTTATAGTGCCCGATTAATGCACAATGTCCTGCTTAGTGCCACTTTTCGTTGGCCAATGGAAATGTTTGACATTACGCCTTTGGGTCGCATTGTTAATCGTTTTTCCAAGGACGTAGAAACAATTGACAATACTCTGCCACTTAACTTGCGTATGGTCGTCCTGCAGTTGTTTGCG GTTCTGGCTACCATTGTGGTTATTAGTTTGTCCACGCCGATTTTCTTGGCCGTGATCGTGCCCATCGCCTTCCTGTACTACTTCGCCCAGCGCTTCTACGTGGCCACTTCCCGTCAGCTGATGCGTCTGGAGTCCGTATCCCGATCCCCCATCTACTCGCACTTCAGCGAAACTGTCACCGGAGCTTCGACAATTCGTGCCTACAACGTGGGAGATCG CTTTATTGACGAATCCGATGCCAAGGTGGACAAGAACCAGGTGTGCAAGTATCCCTCCGTGATTGCCAACCGTTGGCTGGCCATTCGTCTGGAGATGGTGGGCAATCTGATCATTCTGTTCGCCTCGCTATTCGCCGTTCTGGGAGGCCAAACCAATCCCGGCCTGGTCGGTCTGTCCGTGAGCTACGCCCTGCAGGTGACCCAAACCCTCAACTGGCTGGTGCGCATGTCATCCGACATTGAGACCAACATCGTGTCCGTGGAGCGCATTAAGGAGTACGGCGAGACCAAGCAGGAGGCTGCCTGGGAGCTGGAGCAGGACAAGAGCAAGCCCAAGAACTGGCCGCAGGAGGGGCGCGTTGAGTTCCAGAACTTCCAGGTTCGCTATCGCGAGGGTCTGGATCTGGTGCTGCGCGGAGTTAGCTTCGACATCAGGGGTGGCGAGAAGGTCGGCATCGTGGGTCGCACGGGAGCCGGTAAATCCAGTCTCACACTGGCCTTGTTcag AATCATTGAAGCTGCCGGTGGTCGCATCTCAATTGATGGCGTGGACATTGCCACTATGGGCCTGCACATGCTGCGTTCCCGCCTGACAATCATCCCACAGGATCCCGTGCTCTTCTCTGGATCGCTGCGCATCAATCTGGATCCCTTCGAAATCAAGACAGACGATGAAATCTGGAAGGCCCTGGAGCTGTCCCATCTGAAGTCGTTTGTCAAGAGCTTGGCAGCTGGTCTAAACCACGAGATTGCCGAGGGTGGTGAGAATCTGTCGGTGGGTCAGCGCCAGTTGGTTTGCTTGGCTCGCGCTCTGCTGCGCAAGACCAAGGTTCTGGTGCTGGACGAGGCCACGGCAGCTGTCGATCTGGAAACCGATGATTTGATCCAG aaaacaaTCCGCACGGAGTTCAAGGAGTGCACTGTCCTCACTATTGCCCATCGCTTGAACACTATTTTGGATTCGGACAAGGTGATCGTGCTGGACAAGGGACAGATCACGGAATTCGCCTCGCCCACAGAGCTACTGGACAATCCCAAGTCGGCCTTCTATAGCATGGCCAAGGACGCCAACCTAGTTTAA